A DNA window from Calliphora vicina chromosome 1, idCalVici1.1, whole genome shotgun sequence contains the following coding sequences:
- the LOC135963368 gene encoding phosphoribosyl pyrophosphate synthase-associated protein 2 isoform X5 yields the protein MDTTSTSDIVIIHGNSHPDLANLVSERMGIKNGGCSVFHKTNRETMVEIGDSVRGKDIYIIQTGTKDANNNIMELLIMAYACKTSSARSIVGVIPYLPYSKQCKMRKRGCIVSKLLAKMMCTSGLTHIITMDLHQKEIQGFFDIPVDNLRASPFLLQYIQESIPDYRNSVIVARNPGSTQKATSYAERLRLGIAVIHGEQKEAESDQVDGRYSPPPSNSTYDIGNTVEMCLPATPSSRTRTVSVSVGVPDHPPKVKPPINVVGDVSGRIAIMVDDLIDDVQSFVAAAEVLKENGACKIYVLATHGLLSSDAPRLIEESFIDEVVVTNTIPHEIQKLQCHKIKTIDISILIAEAIRRIHNKESMSYLFRNVTLED from the exons ATGGATACAACATCAACTTCTGATATTGTAATAATACATGGCAATTCGCATCCCGATTTGGCCAATTTAGTATCCGAACGTATGGGTATTAAGAATGGCGGCTGTTCGGTATTCCATAAAACAAATCGTGAGACAATGGTCGAAATTGGTGATTCTGTAAGAGGCAAAgatatttatattatacaaacaGGCACCAA agatGCCAATAACAATATTATGGAATTGTTAATAATGGCTTATGCTTGTAAAACATCATCGGCTCGCTCGATTGTGGGTGTTATCCCATACTTGCCTTATTCCAAACAATGTAAAATGCGGAAACGTGGTTGTATTGTTTCAAAGCTATTGGCCAAAATGATGTGTACCTCGGGTTTGACTCACATCATTACCATGGACTTGCACCAAAAAGAAATACAAGGATTCTTCGATATACCTGTTGATAATCTAAGAGCTTCTCCTTTTCTGTTACAATACATTCAAGAAAGT atACCCGATTATCGTAACTCTGTTATTGTAGCCCGCAATCCGGGTTCCACACAAAAAGCCACTTCGTATGCTGAACGTTTACGTTTGGGCATTGCAGTTATCCATGGTGAGCAAAAAGAAGCTGAAAGTGATCAAGTTGATGGTCGTTATTCACCACCACCATCGAATAG tACATATGACATAGGAAATACAGTTGAAATGTGCTTACCAGCAACACCTAg CAGCCGTACTCGTACCGTAAGTGTATCGGTTGGTGTGCCCGATCATCCACCCAAAGTAAAACCACCCATTAACGTTGTAGGCGATGTTTCTGGACGTATTGCCATTATGGTG GATGATTTAATCGATGACGTTCAATCGTTTGTGGCTGCTGCTGAAGTTTTGAAAGAAAATGGTGCTTGCAAAATTTACGTTTTGGCCACCCATGGTTTGTTAAGCTCTGATGCTCCCCGTTTAATAGAGGAATCTTTCATTGATGAG GTCGTTGTTACCAATACCATTCCACATGAGATTCAAAAATTGCaatgtcacaaaattaaaaccattGACATTTCCATTCTTATTGCCGAGGCTATACGCCGCATCCATAACAAAGAATCCATGTCCTATTTGTTCCGTAATGTTACTTTAGAAGATTAA
- the LOC135963368 gene encoding phosphoribosyl pyrophosphate synthase-associated protein 2 isoform X2 — MKMLLQRNKLGSVRPPKRCRSDMDTTSTSDIVIIHGNSHPDLANLVSERMGIKNGGCSVFHKTNRETMVEIGDSVRGKDIYIIQTGTKDANNNIMELLIMAYACKTSSARSIVGVIPYLPYSKQCKMRKRGCIVSKLLAKMMCTSGLTHIITMDLHQKEIQGFFDIPVDNLRASPFLLQYIQESIPDYRNSVIVARNPGSTQKATSYAERLRLGIAVIHGEQKEAESDQVDGRYSPPPSNSTYDIGNTVEMCLPATPSRTRTVSVSVGVPDHPPKVKPPINVVGDVSGRIAIMVDDLIDDVQSFVAAAEVLKENGACKIYVLATHGLLSSDAPRLIEESFIDEVVVTNTIPHEIQKLQCHKIKTIDISILIAEAIRRIHNKESMSYLFRNVTLED; from the exons ATTGGGCAGTGTGCGACCACCAAAACGTTGTCGTAGCGATATGGATACAACATCAACTTCTGATATTGTAATAATACATGGCAATTCGCATCCCGATTTGGCCAATTTAGTATCCGAACGTATGGGTATTAAGAATGGCGGCTGTTCGGTATTCCATAAAACAAATCGTGAGACAATGGTCGAAATTGGTGATTCTGTAAGAGGCAAAgatatttatattatacaaacaGGCACCAA agatGCCAATAACAATATTATGGAATTGTTAATAATGGCTTATGCTTGTAAAACATCATCGGCTCGCTCGATTGTGGGTGTTATCCCATACTTGCCTTATTCCAAACAATGTAAAATGCGGAAACGTGGTTGTATTGTTTCAAAGCTATTGGCCAAAATGATGTGTACCTCGGGTTTGACTCACATCATTACCATGGACTTGCACCAAAAAGAAATACAAGGATTCTTCGATATACCTGTTGATAATCTAAGAGCTTCTCCTTTTCTGTTACAATACATTCAAGAAAGT atACCCGATTATCGTAACTCTGTTATTGTAGCCCGCAATCCGGGTTCCACACAAAAAGCCACTTCGTATGCTGAACGTTTACGTTTGGGCATTGCAGTTATCCATGGTGAGCAAAAAGAAGCTGAAAGTGATCAAGTTGATGGTCGTTATTCACCACCACCATCGAATAG tACATATGACATAGGAAATACAGTTGAAATGTGCTTACCAGCAACACCTAg CCGTACTCGTACCGTAAGTGTATCGGTTGGTGTGCCCGATCATCCACCCAAAGTAAAACCACCCATTAACGTTGTAGGCGATGTTTCTGGACGTATTGCCATTATGGTG GATGATTTAATCGATGACGTTCAATCGTTTGTGGCTGCTGCTGAAGTTTTGAAAGAAAATGGTGCTTGCAAAATTTACGTTTTGGCCACCCATGGTTTGTTAAGCTCTGATGCTCCCCGTTTAATAGAGGAATCTTTCATTGATGAG GTCGTTGTTACCAATACCATTCCACATGAGATTCAAAAATTGCaatgtcacaaaattaaaaccattGACATTTCCATTCTTATTGCCGAGGCTATACGCCGCATCCATAACAAAGAATCCATGTCCTATTTGTTCCGTAATGTTACTTTAGAAGATTAA
- the LOC135963368 gene encoding phosphoribosyl pyrophosphate synthase-associated protein 2 isoform X3: MKMLLQRNKLGSVRPPKRCRSDMDTTSTSDIVIIHGNSHPDLANLVSERMGIKNGGCSVFHKTNRETMVEIGDSVRGKDIYIIQTGTKDANNNIMELLIMAYACKTSSARSIVGVIPYLPYSKQCKMRKRGCIVSKLLAKMMCTSGLTHIITMDLHQKEIQGFFDIPVDNLRASPFLLQYIQESIPDYRNSVIVARNPGSTQKATSYAERLRLGIAVIHGEQKEAESDQVDGRYSPPPSNSSRTRTVSVSVGVPDHPPKVKPPINVVGDVSGRIAIMVDDLIDDVQSFVAAAEVLKENGACKIYVLATHGLLSSDAPRLIEESFIDEVVVTNTIPHEIQKLQCHKIKTIDISILIAEAIRRIHNKESMSYLFRNVTLED; encoded by the exons ATTGGGCAGTGTGCGACCACCAAAACGTTGTCGTAGCGATATGGATACAACATCAACTTCTGATATTGTAATAATACATGGCAATTCGCATCCCGATTTGGCCAATTTAGTATCCGAACGTATGGGTATTAAGAATGGCGGCTGTTCGGTATTCCATAAAACAAATCGTGAGACAATGGTCGAAATTGGTGATTCTGTAAGAGGCAAAgatatttatattatacaaacaGGCACCAA agatGCCAATAACAATATTATGGAATTGTTAATAATGGCTTATGCTTGTAAAACATCATCGGCTCGCTCGATTGTGGGTGTTATCCCATACTTGCCTTATTCCAAACAATGTAAAATGCGGAAACGTGGTTGTATTGTTTCAAAGCTATTGGCCAAAATGATGTGTACCTCGGGTTTGACTCACATCATTACCATGGACTTGCACCAAAAAGAAATACAAGGATTCTTCGATATACCTGTTGATAATCTAAGAGCTTCTCCTTTTCTGTTACAATACATTCAAGAAAGT atACCCGATTATCGTAACTCTGTTATTGTAGCCCGCAATCCGGGTTCCACACAAAAAGCCACTTCGTATGCTGAACGTTTACGTTTGGGCATTGCAGTTATCCATGGTGAGCAAAAAGAAGCTGAAAGTGATCAAGTTGATGGTCGTTATTCACCACCACCATCGAATAG CAGCCGTACTCGTACCGTAAGTGTATCGGTTGGTGTGCCCGATCATCCACCCAAAGTAAAACCACCCATTAACGTTGTAGGCGATGTTTCTGGACGTATTGCCATTATGGTG GATGATTTAATCGATGACGTTCAATCGTTTGTGGCTGCTGCTGAAGTTTTGAAAGAAAATGGTGCTTGCAAAATTTACGTTTTGGCCACCCATGGTTTGTTAAGCTCTGATGCTCCCCGTTTAATAGAGGAATCTTTCATTGATGAG GTCGTTGTTACCAATACCATTCCACATGAGATTCAAAAATTGCaatgtcacaaaattaaaaccattGACATTTCCATTCTTATTGCCGAGGCTATACGCCGCATCCATAACAAAGAATCCATGTCCTATTTGTTCCGTAATGTTACTTTAGAAGATTAA
- the LOC135963368 gene encoding phosphoribosyl pyrophosphate synthase-associated protein 2 isoform X1, translating to MKMLLQRNKLGSVRPPKRCRSDMDTTSTSDIVIIHGNSHPDLANLVSERMGIKNGGCSVFHKTNRETMVEIGDSVRGKDIYIIQTGTKDANNNIMELLIMAYACKTSSARSIVGVIPYLPYSKQCKMRKRGCIVSKLLAKMMCTSGLTHIITMDLHQKEIQGFFDIPVDNLRASPFLLQYIQESIPDYRNSVIVARNPGSTQKATSYAERLRLGIAVIHGEQKEAESDQVDGRYSPPPSNSTYDIGNTVEMCLPATPSSRTRTVSVSVGVPDHPPKVKPPINVVGDVSGRIAIMVDDLIDDVQSFVAAAEVLKENGACKIYVLATHGLLSSDAPRLIEESFIDEVVVTNTIPHEIQKLQCHKIKTIDISILIAEAIRRIHNKESMSYLFRNVTLED from the exons ATTGGGCAGTGTGCGACCACCAAAACGTTGTCGTAGCGATATGGATACAACATCAACTTCTGATATTGTAATAATACATGGCAATTCGCATCCCGATTTGGCCAATTTAGTATCCGAACGTATGGGTATTAAGAATGGCGGCTGTTCGGTATTCCATAAAACAAATCGTGAGACAATGGTCGAAATTGGTGATTCTGTAAGAGGCAAAgatatttatattatacaaacaGGCACCAA agatGCCAATAACAATATTATGGAATTGTTAATAATGGCTTATGCTTGTAAAACATCATCGGCTCGCTCGATTGTGGGTGTTATCCCATACTTGCCTTATTCCAAACAATGTAAAATGCGGAAACGTGGTTGTATTGTTTCAAAGCTATTGGCCAAAATGATGTGTACCTCGGGTTTGACTCACATCATTACCATGGACTTGCACCAAAAAGAAATACAAGGATTCTTCGATATACCTGTTGATAATCTAAGAGCTTCTCCTTTTCTGTTACAATACATTCAAGAAAGT atACCCGATTATCGTAACTCTGTTATTGTAGCCCGCAATCCGGGTTCCACACAAAAAGCCACTTCGTATGCTGAACGTTTACGTTTGGGCATTGCAGTTATCCATGGTGAGCAAAAAGAAGCTGAAAGTGATCAAGTTGATGGTCGTTATTCACCACCACCATCGAATAG tACATATGACATAGGAAATACAGTTGAAATGTGCTTACCAGCAACACCTAg CAGCCGTACTCGTACCGTAAGTGTATCGGTTGGTGTGCCCGATCATCCACCCAAAGTAAAACCACCCATTAACGTTGTAGGCGATGTTTCTGGACGTATTGCCATTATGGTG GATGATTTAATCGATGACGTTCAATCGTTTGTGGCTGCTGCTGAAGTTTTGAAAGAAAATGGTGCTTGCAAAATTTACGTTTTGGCCACCCATGGTTTGTTAAGCTCTGATGCTCCCCGTTTAATAGAGGAATCTTTCATTGATGAG GTCGTTGTTACCAATACCATTCCACATGAGATTCAAAAATTGCaatgtcacaaaattaaaaccattGACATTTCCATTCTTATTGCCGAGGCTATACGCCGCATCCATAACAAAGAATCCATGTCCTATTTGTTCCGTAATGTTACTTTAGAAGATTAA
- the LOC135963368 gene encoding phosphoribosyl pyrophosphate synthase-associated protein 2 isoform X4, which yields MKMLLQRNKLGSVRPPKRCRSDMDTTSTSDIVIIHGNSHPDLANLVSERMGIKNGGCSVFHKTNRETMVEIGDSVRGKDIYIIQTGTKDANNNIMELLIMAYACKTSSARSIVGVIPYLPYSKQCKMRKRGCIVSKLLAKMMCTSGLTHIITMDLHQKEIQGFFDIPVDNLRASPFLLQYIQESIPDYRNSVIVARNPGSTQKATSYAERLRLGIAVIHGEQKEAESDQVDGRYSPPPSNSRTRTVSVSVGVPDHPPKVKPPINVVGDVSGRIAIMVDDLIDDVQSFVAAAEVLKENGACKIYVLATHGLLSSDAPRLIEESFIDEVVVTNTIPHEIQKLQCHKIKTIDISILIAEAIRRIHNKESMSYLFRNVTLED from the exons ATTGGGCAGTGTGCGACCACCAAAACGTTGTCGTAGCGATATGGATACAACATCAACTTCTGATATTGTAATAATACATGGCAATTCGCATCCCGATTTGGCCAATTTAGTATCCGAACGTATGGGTATTAAGAATGGCGGCTGTTCGGTATTCCATAAAACAAATCGTGAGACAATGGTCGAAATTGGTGATTCTGTAAGAGGCAAAgatatttatattatacaaacaGGCACCAA agatGCCAATAACAATATTATGGAATTGTTAATAATGGCTTATGCTTGTAAAACATCATCGGCTCGCTCGATTGTGGGTGTTATCCCATACTTGCCTTATTCCAAACAATGTAAAATGCGGAAACGTGGTTGTATTGTTTCAAAGCTATTGGCCAAAATGATGTGTACCTCGGGTTTGACTCACATCATTACCATGGACTTGCACCAAAAAGAAATACAAGGATTCTTCGATATACCTGTTGATAATCTAAGAGCTTCTCCTTTTCTGTTACAATACATTCAAGAAAGT atACCCGATTATCGTAACTCTGTTATTGTAGCCCGCAATCCGGGTTCCACACAAAAAGCCACTTCGTATGCTGAACGTTTACGTTTGGGCATTGCAGTTATCCATGGTGAGCAAAAAGAAGCTGAAAGTGATCAAGTTGATGGTCGTTATTCACCACCACCATCGAATAG CCGTACTCGTACCGTAAGTGTATCGGTTGGTGTGCCCGATCATCCACCCAAAGTAAAACCACCCATTAACGTTGTAGGCGATGTTTCTGGACGTATTGCCATTATGGTG GATGATTTAATCGATGACGTTCAATCGTTTGTGGCTGCTGCTGAAGTTTTGAAAGAAAATGGTGCTTGCAAAATTTACGTTTTGGCCACCCATGGTTTGTTAAGCTCTGATGCTCCCCGTTTAATAGAGGAATCTTTCATTGATGAG GTCGTTGTTACCAATACCATTCCACATGAGATTCAAAAATTGCaatgtcacaaaattaaaaccattGACATTTCCATTCTTATTGCCGAGGCTATACGCCGCATCCATAACAAAGAATCCATGTCCTATTTGTTCCGTAATGTTACTTTAGAAGATTAA